TCCATCTTCAGGCCGTCCAGGGCGACCGCCGCCCGGATGTAGGCGACGCCGCCGCCCGGCACGATCCCTTCCTCGACCGCCGCGCGGGTCGCGTGCAGGGCGTCCTCGACGCGCGCCTTCTTCTCCTTCATCTCGCTCTCGGTGGCCGCGCCGACGTTGATCACCGCCACGCCGCCGACGAGCTTCGCCAGCCGTTCCTGGAGCTTCTCCTTGTCGTACTCGGAGGTGCTCTCCTCGACCTGGGCCCGGATCATCTTCACGCGCCCCTCGATGTCGGACTTCTTGCCGGCGCCGTCGATGATCGTGGTGTTCTCCTTGTCGATGACCACCCGCTTGGCGCGCCCGAGGTCGGACAGGGTGACCGCCTCGAGCTTGATCCCCATCTCCTCGGCGATCGATTTCCCGCCGGTGAGGATCGCGATGTCCTCGAGCATCGCCTT
This region of Thermodesulfobacteriota bacterium genomic DNA includes:
- the groEL gene encoding chaperonin GroEL, translating into KAMLEDIAILTGGKSIAEEMGIKLEAVTLSDLGRAKRVVIDKENTTIIDGAGKKSDIEGRVKMIRAQVEESTSEYDKEKLQERLAKLVGGVAVINVGAATESEMKEKKARVEDALHATRAAVEEGIVPGGGVAYIRAAVALDGLKMDHDQQAGVDIVKRSLYEPAKQIAINAGQDGGVIVDKIKSGKGNFGYNAGTEEFEDLMKAGILDPTKVTRVALQNAASVAGLMITTECAIADKPEEKSNPMPMHPSSPGGGMGGMY